The proteins below are encoded in one region of Pseudonocardia sp. DSM 110487:
- the aceE gene encoding pyruvate dehydrogenase (acetyl-transferring), homodimeric type, translating to MTGQNTDGTGPRRVHVIRDGLAAHLPDIDPEETAEWLDSFDAVLDAAGQQRARYLMLRMLQRARERHVGVPSLTSTDYVNTIPTDREPWFPGDEETERAYRRWIRWNAAMTVHRAQRPGISVGGHISSYASSATLYEVGFNHFFRGKDHPGGGDQVYIQGHASPGIYARAFLEGRLTEDRLDGFRQELSHGGPGHGLPSYPHPRLMPDFWEFPTVSMGLGPMNSIMQARFNRYLENRGIKDTSHQHVWAFLGDGEMDEPESRGLIHIAATEGLDNLTFVVNCNLQRLDGPVRGNGKIIQELESFFRGAGWNVIKVIWGREWDALLHADRDGALINLMNQTPDGDYQTYKANDGGYVRDHFFGRDPRTKALVEPMSDAEIWNLKRGGHDYRKVYAAYAAALEHHGQPTVILAKTIKGYGVGPSFAGRNATHQMKKLSLADLKQFRDEQRIPISDSALEENPYLPPYYHPGEDDSAIQYMQERRRTLGGPLPSRRRTAKPLVLPGDKVYDIVRKGSGKQEVATTMAFVRLLRELVKDPEIGGRFVPIIPDEARTFGMDSMFPTQKIYNPNGQQYTSVDASLMLAYRESEQGQLLHEGINEAGSVGSFTAAGTSYATHGEPMIPVYVFYSMFGFQRTGDSIWAAADQMARGFLVGATAGRTTLTGEGLQHNDGHSLLLAATNPAVVSYDPAFSFEVAHIVKDGLRRMVGEDAENVIYYLTVYNEPYVQPAEPEDLDVDGLLRGLYRYAASPRAEGPQVRLLASGVSIPWALQARDMLAEQWGVGAEVWSVTSWGELRRDGVACEQHNLVHPDAEPRVPYISRALAGDAPVIATSDWMRALPDLVRQWVPAPFTSLGTDGFGLSDTRPAVRRHFNVDAESITVAALETLAARGEFDRGAVAEAAAKYRIDDPQAAGPQTSDSGVA from the coding sequence CCGAGTGGCTCGACTCCTTCGACGCGGTGCTGGATGCCGCGGGGCAGCAACGGGCCCGCTACCTGATGCTGCGGATGCTGCAGCGGGCGCGCGAGCGCCACGTCGGCGTCCCGTCGCTGACCAGCACCGACTACGTCAACACCATCCCCACCGACCGGGAGCCCTGGTTCCCAGGCGACGAGGAGACCGAGCGCGCCTACCGCCGCTGGATCCGCTGGAACGCCGCCATGACGGTGCACCGCGCGCAGCGCCCGGGCATCAGCGTCGGCGGGCACATCTCGTCCTACGCCTCGTCGGCCACGCTGTACGAGGTCGGGTTCAACCACTTCTTCCGGGGCAAGGATCACCCGGGTGGGGGTGACCAGGTCTACATCCAGGGCCACGCCTCCCCCGGCATCTACGCGCGCGCGTTCCTCGAGGGGCGCCTCACGGAGGACCGGCTCGACGGGTTCCGCCAGGAGCTCTCGCACGGCGGGCCGGGCCACGGGCTGCCGTCGTACCCGCACCCGCGGCTCATGCCGGACTTCTGGGAGTTCCCCACGGTGTCCATGGGCCTCGGCCCGATGAACTCGATCATGCAGGCGCGGTTCAACCGCTACCTGGAGAACCGCGGCATCAAGGACACCTCGCACCAGCACGTGTGGGCGTTCCTCGGCGACGGCGAGATGGACGAGCCGGAGTCGCGCGGTCTGATCCACATCGCCGCGACGGAGGGCCTGGACAACCTCACGTTCGTCGTCAACTGCAACCTGCAGCGCCTCGACGGACCGGTCCGCGGCAACGGAAAGATCATCCAGGAGCTGGAGTCGTTCTTCCGGGGTGCCGGCTGGAACGTCATCAAGGTGATCTGGGGCCGCGAGTGGGACGCCCTGCTGCACGCCGACCGCGACGGCGCGCTGATCAACCTGATGAACCAGACGCCGGACGGTGACTACCAGACCTACAAGGCCAACGACGGCGGCTACGTGCGCGACCACTTCTTCGGGCGCGACCCGCGCACGAAGGCGCTCGTCGAGCCGATGAGCGACGCCGAGATCTGGAACCTCAAGCGCGGCGGGCACGACTACCGCAAGGTCTACGCCGCGTACGCGGCGGCGCTGGAGCACCACGGCCAGCCCACGGTGATCCTGGCCAAGACCATCAAGGGCTACGGCGTGGGCCCGAGCTTCGCCGGGCGCAACGCCACCCACCAGATGAAGAAGCTGTCGCTCGCCGACCTCAAGCAGTTCCGCGACGAGCAGCGCATCCCGATCTCGGACTCGGCGCTCGAGGAGAACCCGTACCTGCCGCCCTACTACCACCCGGGCGAGGACGACTCGGCGATCCAGTACATGCAAGAGCGTCGGCGCACGCTCGGCGGGCCGCTGCCGTCGCGGCGGCGGACGGCGAAACCGCTGGTCCTGCCGGGCGACAAGGTCTACGACATCGTGCGCAAGGGCTCGGGCAAGCAGGAGGTCGCCACCACGATGGCGTTCGTCCGGCTGCTGCGCGAGCTCGTGAAGGACCCCGAGATCGGCGGCCGGTTCGTGCCGATCATCCCGGACGAGGCTCGCACGTTCGGGATGGACTCGATGTTCCCGACCCAGAAGATCTACAACCCGAACGGGCAGCAGTACACGTCCGTGGACGCCTCGCTCATGCTCGCCTACCGCGAGAGCGAGCAGGGCCAGCTGCTGCACGAGGGCATCAACGAGGCCGGCTCCGTCGGCTCGTTCACCGCGGCGGGCACGTCGTACGCCACGCACGGCGAGCCGATGATCCCGGTCTACGTCTTCTACTCGATGTTCGGGTTCCAGCGCACCGGCGACTCGATCTGGGCCGCCGCCGACCAGATGGCCCGTGGGTTCCTCGTCGGCGCCACCGCGGGCCGCACCACGCTCACAGGTGAGGGCCTGCAGCACAACGACGGGCACTCGTTGCTGCTCGCGGCCACCAACCCGGCCGTCGTCTCCTACGACCCGGCGTTCTCGTTCGAGGTGGCGCACATCGTCAAGGACGGGTTGCGGCGCATGGTCGGGGAGGACGCCGAGAACGTCATCTACTACCTGACCGTCTACAACGAGCCATACGTCCAGCCTGCCGAGCCCGAGGATCTCGACGTCGACGGGCTGCTGCGCGGCCTGTACCGCTACGCGGCCAGCCCGCGCGCGGAGGGGCCGCAGGTGCGCCTGCTCGCGTCCGGCGTCTCGATCCCGTGGGCCCTGCAGGCCCGCGACATGCTGGCCGAGCAGTGGGGGGTGGGCGCCGAGGTGTGGTCGGTGACGTCGTGGGGCGAGCTGCGCCGCGACGGCGTCGCGTGCGAGCAGCACAACCTGGTGCACCCGGACGCGGAGCCGCGCGTCCCGTACATCAGCCGCGCGCTCGCGGGCGACGCACCTGTGATCGCGACGTCGGACTGGATGCGCGCGCTGCCCGACCTGGTACGCCAGTGGGTACCCGCGCCGTTCACGAGCCTCGGCACCGACGGCTTCGGGCTGTCCGACACCCGGCCCGCCGTGCGACGGCACTTCAACGTCGACGCCGAGTCGATCACGGTGGCGGCGCTGGAGACGCTCGCCGCGCGCGGCGAGTTCGACCGTGGCGCGGTGGCCGAGGCCGCCGCGAAGTACCGGATCGACGACCCGCAGGCGGCCGGTCCGCAGACGAGCGACAGCGGCGTGGCCTGA